The genomic interval CAATAAAAATTGGGCAGCAGTGGCATAAAGCGTTTGTTTATTTGGTGCTGCCATAACTTCCAGTAAAACTTCATCAGCTGTCTTATCAAAATCTAAGCCGGAAAAATCTTGTTGATAATAACCAATTTTAATATCCTTACTGATTTGCGCGCCTTCTTCTCTGCCCGCAACCAAAGCTTGCAGTAGGGTACTCTTACCAATACCGTTTGGTCCCTTGATAATTAATTTAGATTTTTTTCTGATCTCTATTGGTAATGATAATATTTTCCTAGTTGGTTTATGGTTAATCATCACACCAACGGATCTTATTTCAGCAATAACTCCCGGAACGTCAATCTGGGCAGTGATGATAAAATTATTAATAGTTTTATCTTCTTGTCTTTCATCTACCATTGTTTCTTCTGCTGTTTCTACTTGGTCACGCAACTTACTAGCGAGTCGTCGCATCTTGCCACCTTTGTTAGCAAAAAAATTAATCTTGTCTTTCCGATCTTGAATACTACGTTTAAGCTGAGCATTTTTGGCTCGCTCGCGTTCTATTTGTGCCTCAATCTCACCCAAGACATTATAATAGTCGCCGATGTACTGTTCTACTTTTTGGGTATGCGAATCTAAATAAAGTACACCGTGAGTAAAAGTATTTAAAAAATTAGCATCATGGGAAATCACCAAGCAAGTCTTGGGGTACTCGATTAAAAATTGAGTTAAATGACTAATGCCGTCAGCGTCCAAATTGTTAGTTGGCTCATCTAATAATAAAATGTCAGGTTCCTGAATCAAGGCCAATGCCAAAAGCAATCGCGCTTGTTGGCCGCCTGATAAATCAATAATCTTTTTGTCTAGTGGTAAATCCAAATGAACAATGTCCAAAACTTTTTTTACCAGTTTTGGTAATTCATAAATTTTTTGATCATAAGCAGTAGCGAAATATTCAATAATGGTCTTAGTTAAATTTTCGCGCTTCATTACTTGATCAGCGGTGGCAATAGTTGCGCCAACGGTGGTGGATACTTTACCTTCATTTGGTTTTAATTCGCCGGTGATTAATTTAAAAATAGTACTCTTACCAGCACCATTCTGCCCCATAATGGTAATTTTGGCATTTTCCCGTACCGAAAAACTAGCTCCTGATAAAAGAGGTTTATTGACATCATAATGAAATAATACTTCATTGAAGCGAACAATAACGTTGCCGTGGTCCATAACTAAATTATTAATAAAAAGATTGCACTGTATTGTAACAAATGTTGAGTATAAGTCAATGAGTATTCAATTTTAAACCCAACTACCTATTAATAAACTACTCAGTAACTATCGTTAAATAAAAATACTCAAAAGAATTAATTGCCTACCAAAATAGCAATACTAAATATAAATAATATTCTACTTCCATTCCGGTGGCCTAAAAAAACTACCGACAACATCTGTCATAATTTCAAAAAATTGTGAAATTCTTAGAACGTTCTTTCTAATATATTTTATGTTATTATTAACAGCTTTTGCCAACATTACCTGTGTTCGCGGATACGGATTTAATAATCGAACATTGAGATTTGTCATGCTATTTACCATTCTAATGGGTTCTGCTAAATTAGAATCGTTGGAAACTACGATAGCCACATCAAATTTACCTTCATAAGCATCCATAATTAAATGCGCGCCCAGATTAACATCAAAGCCTTTTTCTTCAGTTTTTTTAACTGCCAAATAATTGGTATCACATAGGGGCAAATTTACCTTGTTACGTAACAATGAAACGTTAGCCCTTTGCTGCACGCCCATCTTTGTTCTATCCGGTATATAGAAATAAACTTCATTTTCTAAAAATGAACCTAAAATAATTTCTATCTTTTGATTAGTATTTAGC from Candidatus Komeilibacteria bacterium CG_4_10_14_0_2_um_filter_37_10 carries:
- a CDS encoding NYN domain-containing protein, with the protein product MRAYIYIDGFNLFYGCLKGRSCKWLDLDKLIHYYYPHYYIDKIKYFSAIVKARANDLNKPNRQLLYLRALNTNQKIEIILGSFLENEVYFYIPDRTKMGVQQRANVSLLRNKVNLPLCDTNYLAVKKTEEKGFDVNLGAHLIMDAYEGKFDVAIVVSNDSNLAEPIRMVNSMTNLNVRLLNPYPRTQVMLAKAVNNNIKYIRKNVLRISQFFEIMTDVVGSFFRPPEWK